A stretch of the bacterium genome encodes the following:
- a CDS encoding 4Fe-4S binding protein has product MAYVITDECVECGACVPECPEEAISEGEPYVIDPELCTDCGTCAEVCPTEAIIPGE; this is encoded by the coding sequence ATGGCGTATGTGATTACCGACGAGTGCGTGGAGTGCGGGGCTTGCGTGCCCGAGTGTCCGGAAGAGGCCATCTCCGAGGGCGAGCCCTACGTGATAGATCCCGAGCTCTGCACCGATTGCGGCACCTGCGCCGAGGTCTGCCCCACCGAGGCGATCATCCCCGGCGAGTAG